The Tachysurus fulvidraco isolate hzauxx_2018 chromosome 10, HZAU_PFXX_2.0, whole genome shotgun sequence genome segment gtatgtgtgtctgtctgttggtctgtgtgtgtgtctgtttgttggtctgtgtgtgtctgtttgtctgtgtgtgtctgtgtgtgtatgtgtgtctgtctgttggtctgtgtttgtctgtctgtgtgtgtatgtatgtttgtgtatgtgtgtctgtctgttggtctgtgtgtgtctgtgtgtttgtgtgtgtatgtgtgtctgtctgttggtctgtgtgtgtctgtgtgtatgtgtgtgtatatgtgtctgtctgttggcctgtgtgtctgtttgtctgtttgtttctgtgtttctgtctgtttatcccCTTGTCTTAACTATTATAGCTTTGCTCTAACACACAGATTTACACTAAGGTAGATCTATTAGCATACATCTATTAGATctataacagacagacagacacacacacacacaacctgtctgtctgtctgtctgtctgtctgtctgtctgtctgttacagATCTAATAGATGAATGCTAATAGATCTACCTTAGTTGTGGGTGTGTTATAGCAAAGCTATAATAGTTAAGacgaggttttattttttaataaaagaccAGACAAAGattagtattttattaattattattatgtttcatttcttttgttaGATCGAGTTTATTCTGGGAAAATATCCAGATCTATTGAGAGTGTTTTGAACAGGTGTTAAGTTGAATATATTGATTAGTTGAGCAAAACCTGGTAGAAAAAGCAGATACGAAAGAATAAAGCGTAAGTGTTAAGATGTAGAACATatgctgtaaataataataataagaagaaaatactTATTGATTCCTGACTTTTCAGAACGGTAGATAGACTGAAATTTTAAAGATCCATGACAGGAAACTTGGGCAGCAAAACTATAAAATGCTCAATAtataaaggcagacagacagacaaacagacacacacacacaaaaacactattAAAAGACACACTCAATAGCTATACAGTATCAGTTATATCAAGTGCTGTATTCATTATATTCTCAGATGGTAATAAGAACTGCACTGAAGAGGCAAATGATAACATGACAATCTTCTCCCCAAGACTCACCACAGATGGATCGTAACCCATCGCCGCCTCCCAACAGAGATGATGAGACTGGTGAAGAGGACGATGCGATCGGAGATACCGTGTATAGCAAACACTGGCTTTTTAGCACCTTAACTCGCCTTATACAGGTATTCACTGCGATTCACAGAGACATTTGTAGTCTTATGAGCAGTATTGTTTACAgatatgtgttttatttctgtagatGGTGACTGAACAGGACTCAGAACAAGGACAGGGTCTGACAGAACTATCTGATGAGCTTGAGGAAGAGCTGTGTAAAGTCTGGGACATGGCCATGGATAAGGTGTGTTCGTTATCAcaactgatgatgatgaccttTAGATTACTGTACAGTTAGTTTACAGAGAAATATTTACTGAGTTCATAATCTGTATAATTCAGTACAGTTCCAAAGACTGGGCTAAACTGTGCCTTGTTTTCATCAAAGAACTTATTTATCTCTCATGAGTCAAACTGTACAATGGTTCTGCAGAAacatttcgtgtgtgtgtgtgtgtgtgtgtgtgtgtgtgtgtgtgtgtgttcgtgtgtgttcgTGCATGCATGCTTGCACGTCTAAATCCTCTGATCTAAAAGatctaaaataataacaataaaaagcaCTTAATTTCACTGGTAGTTATTTTAATAACACAATTATAACACATGACAAGTAATTTTGCGCTCACGTCACCAAGCCATATTAAAcatatctcactctctctcactcactcattttctaccgcttatccgaacttctcgggtcacggggagcctgtgcctatctcaggcgtctatTAAACATATTAGTTtaagttattttaattttgttgtcaGTGATGATTACTGTCTTTGTTGCCGACAGGATGTGGCTGGTTTTCTGCAGGAGTTCAAAACGCCAGATATCCTGCTGGGAGTAATTGCCAAGTCACGTAATCCACGCCTTACTGTAAGTAGACCATGTCAAGCCGTACACATTGTCAGATACATAAAATGAATATAACCTCTTAATATAGAGATAATGATGTCTGTAGCCTGGTTTTACttttggaaaatgaatgaaaatgacaaTTGGTCTTAATTATGGTAGCATAATTAAacgaattattattattatttttattttgtggcTGGCTGCTGTTCTGTAATTAGTAAAAACAAGGACATGAAGGTTTGGTTGAAGAGCTAAGATCAACAAGGAAATATTTGTTGTTAGTGTTGTTAGTCATAGtcaaataaattaagaaatCGAAACCACTCCTGTTACCGTAACCTAAAGTTTATACTCTATTTATATCACCACagtctgattatttatttatttccactcACCTTTTATAATTACATCCTGTTTAAACTGTGACGATTGCGTCTAATCCCCTTTGTTTCCTCAACATGGGAAGGTCGAACTAAAAGAAACGTCACATATCATACAATATTCTGTACACAGATGGTCACCATATGAGCcagcaataataaaaataataataagagtttCTTTCTATTTCAGCAAAATTTTAATCTGCATATTTAACTATTAATAAGAAGGAcaagagattttttttgctcattagCTGCATTCAAGTCGACACCAACtgtttgttgttcttgtttAATTTAAGGAAGGTTTGTCATAAACCATGTGCTCTGTTACAGGAAATCTGTATAGGAATTCTGGGAAATATGGCCTGTTTCCCTGAgacatgtgtgtttattagccAGAATGATGGATTAGGGTATGTAAGCAtccttatctttttttaatgtatgagATAATTaataatcttcattttaacatttttatttctttctatcttCTCCCAGTGCTGTTCTGCTCTTACTGCTGGGTGACAGCGATCCTCCCACACTGTTAGAGACATGTCGGTGAGTTACTACGTGTGACGCTGTAACGCTGCACCATTCACACTAGGGCTACTATAACAAATCGTTATCTTATTATCCATTGTTTTAATCGTTacactgtgatgtgatgtgctgTGGACCAAATATGCATTCGATTGGTTGCTGGTAAAGAAAATTGTTCTCCTGTGCTTTTAGGGGTTTCTCCTGAAtacccttttttcccctcctccaGTCCAGGGATGTATATtttaggctgattggcatctctaaattgtctataatcgtgtgtgtgttttgactccagactaattataattttacttaggaatagaaaaaaaaaacttcatgcAGAACATCATAAATTTTGATTCTAGATTTGAGACAGAAGCGATTTATGCAGCTCATGTAACCATATTGAAGGTTGAATTTAGATGTTTTTAAGAAGCCCAGAATCGTGCGTTAATTTGagtttttttggattttgatttttaaaagttttgggTCTTTTCTCTCTAAAGAATGTGAGGCTCcaaagaaaaaagttaaataacCAAGACAAAACTAGGATTGTAGCCATACTCTAACATTATCCCATCagttcctggaaaaaaaaaaacccacgcGTTACATTTAGTAGGTCCACCACCATTCACCAGCTATAGCACATTCTACTaataccctttttttttttcctgcacgtTTTCATTGTCTTTAGTCCATATTATTTTTCAGGCTTCTCCTGACCTGTGTCTCTCAACCAGATGTCTCCCCCTTGTGGCTACAGAGGATACAGCAGCAGACAGCCACATGCAAAAGCCTGTGCTTCATAATGCGCAGTTCTACTAATGGTAATCATCTAGAAGTTTCTAAAGGAGATCTAACTCTtggtttaaaattttaattaatttttatcttCTTTAATTGTTcgtttgtgtctctctccttttattccctctctctctatgtctctctcgctgtctctgcTTTTTATTAGTGGACTTGTTGATAAAGGTAGGGGAACTTGTTGATAAGCTgtttgatgaggatgaggaattGATGAAGAGCTGGCTGTCTCGGCCAACAAGTGAGACTGACCAGGACCAGGACAAGGACACACACCAGGATGTTGCTTCTGCATTACTGGAGGCTGCTGTACAGCTTAGGTGggtatttaagtgtgtgtgtgagcgagtgtg includes the following:
- the saal1 gene encoding protein saal1 isoform X2; amino-acid sequence: MFMDSPQMDRNPSPPPNRDDETGEEDDAIGDTVYSKHWLFSTLTRLIQMVTEQDSEQGQGLTELSDELEEELCKVWDMAMDKDVAGFLQEFKTPDILLGVIAKSRNPRLTEICIGILGNMACFPETCVFISQNDGLGAVLLLLLGDSDPPTLLETCRLLLTCVSQPDVSPLWLQRIQQQTATCKSLCFIMRSSTNVDLLIKVGELVDKLFDEDEELMKSWLSRPTSETDQDQDKDTHQDVASALLEAAVQLRKESPKALEAYLHALQLLTTIDEGMQNLVTDEGCGVSLWKMVCEVVCEDLCQPDDPPLILQEQKALLAPALAILSALYGNLQTNISSELVASLLRILYFDNENQQEVHQESGEPQTDGKTDEDRDVQLQVLAEIAAELLSTLITHLPKDVVTELLKMDHLTEKIWVSAMKTMLPQHNASVLCFINTLMEVEPKLADVIKKECSIASESNEPKPQPV
- the saal1 gene encoding protein saal1 isoform X1: MFMDSPQMDRNPSPPPNRDDETGEEDDAIGDTVYSKHWLFSTLTRLIQMVTEQDSEQGQGLTELSDELEEELCKVWDMAMDKDVAGFLQEFKTPDILLGVIAKSRNPRLTEICIGILGNMACFPETCVFISQNDGLGAVLLLLLGDSDPPTLLETCRLLLTCVSQPDVSPLWLQRIQQQTATCKSLCFIMRSSTNVDLLIKVGELVDKLFDEDEELMKSWLSRPTSETDQDQDKDTHQDVASALLEAAVQLRKESPKALEAYLHALQLLTTIDEGMQNLVSRMCAVTDEGCGVSLWKMVCEVVCEDLCQPDDPPLILQEQKALLAPALAILSALYGNLQTNISSELVASLLRILYFDNENQQEVHQESGEPQTDGKTDEDRDVQLQVLAEIAAELLSTLITHLPKDVVTELLKMDHLTEKIWVSAMKTMLPQHNASVLCFINTLMEVEPKLADVIKKECSIASESNEPKPQPV
- the saal1 gene encoding protein saal1 isoform X3, which translates into the protein MDRNPSPPPNRDDETGEEDDAIGDTVYSKHWLFSTLTRLIQMVTEQDSEQGQGLTELSDELEEELCKVWDMAMDKDVAGFLQEFKTPDILLGVIAKSRNPRLTEICIGILGNMACFPETCVFISQNDGLGAVLLLLLGDSDPPTLLETCRLLLTCVSQPDVSPLWLQRIQQQTATCKSLCFIMRSSTNVDLLIKVGELVDKLFDEDEELMKSWLSRPTSETDQDQDKDTHQDVASALLEAAVQLRKESPKALEAYLHALQLLTTIDEGMQNLVSRMCAVTDEGCGVSLWKMVCEVVCEDLCQPDDPPLILQEQKALLAPALAILSALYGNLQTNISSELVASLLRILYFDNENQQEVHQESGEPQTDGKTDEDRDVQLQVLAEIAAELLSTLITHLPKDVVTELLKMDHLTEKIWVSAMKTMLPQHNASVLCFINTLMEVEPKLADVIKKECSIASESNEPKPQPV